One Streptomyces mobaraensis NBRC 13819 = DSM 40847 DNA segment encodes these proteins:
- a CDS encoding Trm112 family protein — MPLEAGLLEILACPECHAPLRQEADASGETTELVCESESCALAYPVRDGIPVLLVDEARRPH; from the coding sequence ATGCCGCTCGAAGCCGGCCTCCTGGAGATCCTCGCCTGCCCTGAGTGCCACGCACCCCTGCGGCAGGAGGCGGATGCCTCCGGCGAGACCACCGAGCTGGTGTGCGAGAGCGAGAGCTGCGCCCTGGCGTACCCCGTCCGCGACGGCATTCCCGTCCTCCTGGTGGACGAGGCCCGACGCCCCCACTGA
- a CDS encoding SIS domain-containing protein — protein MFDESLLDDPDALSRADVHGLLRGAAESGARVRTAVRNADEAGIGALRPDGRPRAVLVAGPGPAAASTAELLGALAGGGCPVAPLRPTGVASAPGALRWTLPGWTGPLDLLLVVSPDGTEPGLALLLEQAYRRGCSVVCVTPAGTPLADATAQVRGLTIPLTSTPYEATMAGDDAPARPENGENVLPTGPGTLWSLLTPLLALADRIGLFEAPRSALDALADRLDRLAERCGPAIATYGNPAKTLAAELAGTLPLIWTEGDLAAAAGRRFATVLAALAGRPALAAELPEALTAHSALLSGSFAAGADPDDFFRDRVDEPEALHARVVLLRERAPDITSAVPGARDLALHRDTPVSELEAAEGASPLETAAELLAVTDFAAVYLALAGTP, from the coding sequence GTGTTCGACGAGTCTCTCCTCGATGACCCCGACGCCCTCTCCCGCGCCGACGTCCACGGCCTGCTGCGCGGCGCCGCCGAGTCCGGCGCCCGGGTCCGGACGGCCGTCCGCAACGCCGACGAGGCGGGCATCGGGGCCCTGCGCCCGGACGGGCGCCCCCGCGCCGTCCTCGTCGCGGGCCCCGGCCCGGCCGCCGCCTCCACGGCCGAGCTGCTGGGCGCGCTCGCCGGCGGCGGCTGCCCCGTCGCCCCGCTCCGCCCCACCGGCGTCGCCTCCGCGCCCGGCGCCCTGCGCTGGACGCTCCCCGGCTGGACCGGCCCCCTCGACCTGCTCCTCGTCGTCAGTCCCGACGGCACCGAGCCGGGCCTCGCCCTGCTGCTGGAACAGGCGTACCGGCGCGGCTGCTCCGTCGTCTGCGTCACCCCGGCCGGCACCCCGCTCGCCGACGCCACCGCCCAGGTCCGCGGCCTGACCATCCCGCTGACCAGCACCCCGTACGAGGCGACGATGGCCGGCGACGACGCCCCCGCGCGCCCCGAGAACGGCGAGAACGTCCTGCCGACCGGCCCCGGCACGCTCTGGTCCCTGCTGACCCCGCTGCTCGCGCTCGCCGACCGCATCGGCCTGTTCGAGGCACCGCGGTCCGCGCTCGACGCGCTCGCCGACCGGCTCGACCGGCTCGCCGAACGCTGCGGCCCGGCCATCGCCACCTACGGCAACCCGGCCAAGACCCTCGCCGCCGAACTGGCCGGCACCCTCCCGCTGATCTGGACCGAGGGCGACCTGGCGGCCGCCGCCGGACGCCGCTTCGCGACCGTCCTCGCCGCCCTGGCCGGCCGCCCGGCCCTCGCCGCCGAGCTGCCCGAGGCGCTCACCGCGCACAGCGCCCTGCTCTCCGGCTCCTTCGCCGCCGGGGCCGACCCCGACGACTTCTTCCGCGACCGCGTCGACGAGCCCGAGGCGCTGCACGCCCGGGTCGTCCTGCTGCGCGAGCGCGCCCCCGACATCACCTCGGCCGTCCCCGGCGCCCGCGACCTCGCCCTGCACCGGGACACCCCGGTCAGCGAGCTGGAGGCCGCCGAGGGGGCGAGCCCCCTGGAGACCGCCGCCGAACTGCTGGCCGTCACCGACTTCGCCGCCGTCTACCTGGCTCTCGCCGGTACCCCCTAA
- a CDS encoding cation diffusion facilitator family transporter, with product MSAQGGTKAIVAALGANLAIAVAKFVAFAFSGSSSMLAEGVHSVADSGNQALLLVGGKKAKKAASEEHPFGYGRERYVYGFLVAIVLFTIGGVFALYEGYEKIRHPHELDNWYWPVGVLVFAVIAEGFSFRTAVAESNELRGRQSWKQFVRTAKAPELPVVLLEDFGALVGLVLALCGVGLTVATGDGVWDGIGTLCIGALLVLIALVLAAETKSLLLGEAAGPEQVARIREAAVDGATVTGVIHMRTLHLGPEELLVAAKIAVRHDDTAADVARAIDAAESRIREAVPIARVIYLEPDVYSETAAAAGPDPAATPGGPGAPVSPSGA from the coding sequence ATGAGTGCTCAAGGCGGAACGAAGGCCATCGTCGCCGCGCTGGGGGCCAACCTGGCCATCGCCGTGGCGAAATTCGTCGCCTTCGCGTTCAGCGGCTCGTCGTCGATGCTCGCGGAGGGCGTGCACTCGGTCGCCGACTCCGGCAACCAGGCGCTGCTGCTGGTCGGCGGGAAGAAGGCGAAGAAGGCGGCGAGCGAGGAACACCCCTTCGGCTACGGCCGCGAGCGGTACGTCTACGGGTTCCTCGTGGCGATCGTCCTGTTCACCATCGGCGGCGTCTTCGCCCTCTATGAGGGCTACGAGAAGATCAGGCACCCGCACGAGCTCGACAACTGGTACTGGCCGGTGGGCGTGCTCGTGTTCGCCGTCATCGCCGAGGGCTTCTCCTTCCGCACGGCCGTCGCCGAGTCGAACGAACTGCGGGGCCGGCAGTCCTGGAAGCAGTTCGTCCGCACGGCCAAGGCCCCCGAACTGCCCGTCGTCCTGCTGGAGGACTTCGGCGCCCTCGTCGGCCTCGTCCTCGCCCTCTGCGGCGTCGGCCTCACCGTCGCCACCGGCGACGGCGTCTGGGACGGCATCGGCACCCTCTGCATCGGCGCCCTCCTCGTCCTCATCGCCCTGGTCCTGGCCGCCGAGACCAAGTCCCTGCTGCTCGGCGAGGCCGCCGGACCGGAACAGGTCGCCCGCATCCGCGAGGCCGCCGTCGACGGCGCCACCGTGACGGGCGTCATCCACATGCGGACCCTGCACCTCGGCCCGGAGGAACTCCTCGTCGCCGCCAAGATCGCGGTACGCCACGACGACACCGCCGCCGACGTGGCCCGCGCCATCGACGCCGCCGAATCCCGCATCCGCGAAGCCGTCCCCATCGCCCGCGTCATCTACCTCGAACCCGACGTCTACAGCGAAACGGCGGCAGCAGCGGGCCCGGACCCGGCAGCGACGCCGGGGGGACCGGGGGCACCCGTCAGCCCGTCCGGCGCCTGA
- a CDS encoding phosphomannomutase/phosphoglucomutase has product MADLSQLVKAYDVRGVVPDQWDEALAELFGAAFAKVTEADAIVVGHDMRPSSPGLARAFARGAAARGADVTEIGLCSTDQLYFASGHLGLPGAMFTASHNPAQYNGIKMCRAGAAPVGQDTGLAEIRALVEDWSENGAPEPVATPGTLSERDTLADYAAHLRSLVDLGRIRRLKTVVDAGNGMGGHTVPTVLEGLPIDLIALYFELDGTFPNHEANPLDPKNLVDLQAKVRETGADIGLAFDGDADRCFVVDENGDPVSPSAITALVAARELGKHPGGTVIHNLITSWSVPEVVKEHGGKPVRTRVGHSFIKQEMARTGAIFGGEHSAHYYFRDFWNADTGMLAALHVLAALGGQEKPLSELVREYDRYAASGEINSTVADQPGRAAAVRAAYADRDGVELDELDGLTVTAADWWFNLRASNTEPLLRLNVEARDAETVARVRDEVLAIVRA; this is encoded by the coding sequence GTGGCTGATCTGTCGCAGCTCGTGAAGGCGTACGACGTGCGTGGTGTGGTCCCCGACCAGTGGGACGAGGCGCTCGCCGAGCTGTTCGGCGCTGCCTTCGCCAAGGTGACGGAGGCGGACGCGATCGTCGTCGGCCACGACATGCGGCCCTCGTCCCCGGGGCTGGCCCGGGCCTTCGCGCGCGGCGCCGCCGCCCGGGGCGCGGACGTCACCGAGATCGGGCTCTGCTCGACCGACCAGCTCTACTTCGCCAGCGGCCATCTCGGCCTGCCCGGCGCTATGTTCACGGCCAGCCACAACCCGGCGCAGTACAACGGCATCAAGATGTGCCGCGCCGGCGCCGCCCCCGTCGGCCAGGACACCGGCCTCGCCGAGATCCGCGCCCTGGTGGAGGACTGGTCGGAGAACGGCGCCCCCGAGCCCGTCGCCACCCCCGGCACCCTGTCCGAGCGGGACACCCTCGCCGACTACGCCGCCCACCTGCGCTCCCTGGTCGACCTCGGCCGGATCCGGCGGCTGAAGACCGTCGTGGACGCGGGCAACGGCATGGGCGGCCACACCGTCCCCACCGTCCTGGAGGGCCTGCCGATCGACCTGATCGCCCTCTACTTCGAGCTCGACGGGACGTTCCCCAACCACGAGGCCAACCCCCTCGACCCCAAGAACCTGGTCGACCTCCAGGCCAAGGTCCGGGAGACCGGCGCCGATATCGGCCTCGCCTTCGACGGCGACGCCGACCGCTGCTTCGTCGTCGACGAGAACGGCGACCCCGTCTCCCCGTCCGCGATCACCGCCCTGGTCGCCGCCCGCGAACTCGGAAAGCACCCCGGCGGGACGGTCATCCACAACCTGATCACCTCCTGGTCGGTGCCCGAGGTCGTCAAGGAGCACGGCGGCAAGCCCGTCCGCACCCGCGTCGGACACTCGTTCATCAAGCAGGAGATGGCCCGCACGGGCGCCATCTTCGGCGGCGAGCACTCCGCCCACTACTACTTCCGCGACTTCTGGAACGCCGACACCGGCATGCTCGCCGCACTGCACGTCCTCGCCGCCCTCGGCGGCCAGGAGAAGCCGCTCTCCGAGCTCGTCCGCGAGTACGACCGCTACGCCGCCTCCGGCGAGATCAACAGCACCGTCGCCGACCAGCCGGGCCGGGCCGCGGCCGTCCGGGCCGCCTACGCGGACCGCGACGGCGTCGAGCTCGACGAGCTGGACGGCCTCACGGTCACCGCCGCCGACTGGTGGTTCAACCTCCGCGCCTCCAACACCGAACCGCTGCTGCGGCTCAACGTCGAGGCGCGCGACGCGGAGACGGTCGCCCGGGTCCGCGACGAGGTCCTCGCCATCGTCCGCGCCTGA
- the manA gene encoding mannose-6-phosphate isomerase, class I yields the protein MDRLANTVRPYAWGSTTAIPGLLGTPVTGEPQAELWMGAHPGAPSRVDRGDGPRPLTDVIAADPERELGAPAVRAFGPRLPFLLKLLAAAAPLSLQVHPDRARAEAGFAAEEARGIPLDAPHRTYKDPHHKPELLCALTPFDGLCGFRDPVRTADLFAALDVDALKPYVDLLHAHPASDALREVLTAVLTADRAAIAETVAQASAAAERLAGEEGPYRDDCAAYAFVARHYPGDPGVLAAMLLNHVRLQPGEALHLDAGVPHAYLDGFGVEIMAGSDNVLRCGLTPKHVDVPELLRVVRFDPTVPAVLRPEAGPDEEEAYDAPVDEFRLSRRVQAADAPPVRLDAPAPQILLCTAGTARLQGGDGELELARGESAFVPAGERVELRGECTLFRATVAV from the coding sequence ATGGACCGCCTCGCCAACACCGTGCGCCCCTACGCCTGGGGCTCCACCACCGCGATCCCCGGCCTGCTCGGCACCCCGGTCACCGGAGAGCCCCAGGCCGAACTCTGGATGGGCGCCCACCCCGGCGCCCCCTCCCGCGTCGACCGGGGCGACGGGCCCCGGCCGCTCACCGACGTCATCGCCGCCGACCCCGAACGCGAGCTCGGCGCCCCGGCCGTCCGCGCCTTCGGCCCCCGGCTCCCGTTCCTGCTCAAGCTGCTCGCCGCCGCCGCCCCGCTCTCCCTCCAGGTGCACCCCGACCGCGCCCGCGCGGAGGCCGGCTTCGCCGCCGAGGAGGCCCGGGGCATCCCCCTCGACGCGCCCCACCGCACCTACAAGGACCCGCACCACAAGCCCGAACTCCTCTGTGCCCTCACGCCGTTCGACGGCCTGTGCGGCTTCCGCGACCCGGTGCGGACGGCGGACCTCTTCGCGGCCCTGGACGTCGACGCCCTCAAGCCGTACGTCGACCTGCTGCACGCCCACCCCGCGTCCGACGCGCTCCGCGAGGTCCTGACCGCCGTCCTCACCGCCGACCGCGCGGCGATCGCGGAGACCGTCGCGCAGGCGTCCGCCGCCGCCGAACGGCTGGCCGGCGAGGAGGGCCCGTACCGGGACGACTGCGCCGCCTACGCCTTCGTCGCCCGCCACTACCCCGGCGACCCGGGCGTCCTCGCCGCCATGCTCCTGAACCACGTACGCCTCCAGCCCGGCGAGGCCCTCCACCTCGACGCCGGGGTACCGCACGCCTACCTGGACGGGTTCGGCGTCGAGATCATGGCCGGCTCCGACAACGTGCTGCGGTGCGGGCTGACGCCCAAGCACGTCGACGTCCCCGAACTGCTGCGCGTCGTCCGCTTCGACCCCACCGTCCCGGCCGTGCTCCGGCCGGAGGCCGGGCCGGACGAGGAGGAGGCGTACGACGCGCCGGTGGACGAGTTCCGCCTCTCCCGGCGCGTACAGGCCGCCGACGCGCCGCCCGTACGCCTGGACGCGCCCGCTCCGCAGATCCTGCTGTGCACCGCCGGCACCGCCCGCCTCCAGGGGGGCGACGGTGAACTGGAGCTGGCGCGGGGCGAGTCCGCGTTCGTCCCGGCGGGGGAGCGCGTGGAACTGCGGGGAGAGTGCACACTCTTCCGCGCCACGGTCGCCGTCTGA
- a CDS encoding DUF5719 family protein, whose protein sequence is MGRTTLSLFATAAALAAVTGVAVVAAPSGDAGSGSGTARATRSAARMPVQRSAVVCPAPTSSEVAETTYTAFSPGAPASAKAGAGGRDARRTADLLPMTTTSSRPPAKKDGKKEEDGKKGSGGKAPAPGAGPVLTLKAPGAPVTATTDRSDAPALLGSAEGPLAPGYTVQQTTAVAAGSGRGLHGLTCGPADTSFWFPGVSTAKGRQDYVHLTNPDSAAAAVVDLELHGKDGRVAAPAGEGVTVPPRSSVPVLLSTLTDAPADNLTLHVTARSGRVGAAVQASDEKQGGDWLPASEPAAAAVLPGIPADATSVRLVAFAPGADDADLKLRFAGPTGSITPAGHETLHVRSGTTETVELDGVARGEAGALLLTAEDGGRVVAGLRVTRGKGDKQETAFLPAVEPVGARGTVADDRAKGTSLSLVAPGAEARVRVSAWVAGGGTPATRTYTVRSGTTLTVEPPVPGGGKGGYALTVETVSGGPVHAARTLTLPQDGVPAFTVQPVPDDRSTVEVPAVRSDLTTVTR, encoded by the coding sequence GTGGGGCGTACGACCCTCTCGCTGTTCGCCACGGCGGCGGCGCTGGCCGCCGTCACCGGCGTCGCGGTGGTCGCCGCGCCCTCGGGCGACGCCGGCAGCGGCTCCGGCACCGCCCGGGCGACGAGGTCCGCCGCCCGGATGCCGGTCCAGCGCTCGGCCGTGGTCTGCCCGGCGCCGACCTCCTCCGAGGTGGCGGAGACGACGTATACGGCGTTCTCGCCCGGCGCCCCCGCGTCCGCCAAGGCGGGCGCCGGCGGCCGGGACGCGCGGCGGACCGCCGATCTGCTGCCGATGACGACGACGAGCAGTCGGCCGCCGGCGAAGAAGGACGGCAAGAAGGAAGAAGACGGCAAGAAGGGGAGCGGTGGCAAGGCGCCGGCCCCGGGGGCCGGCCCCGTCCTGACCCTCAAGGCTCCCGGCGCCCCCGTGACCGCGACCACCGACCGCTCCGACGCCCCCGCCCTCCTCGGCTCCGCCGAGGGACCGCTCGCCCCCGGCTACACCGTGCAGCAGACCACGGCCGTCGCGGCCGGCAGCGGGCGCGGCCTGCACGGGCTGACCTGTGGGCCGGCCGACACGTCGTTCTGGTTCCCGGGCGTCTCCACGGCCAAGGGCCGTCAGGACTACGTCCACCTCACCAACCCCGACTCCGCCGCGGCCGCCGTCGTCGACCTGGAACTGCACGGCAAGGACGGCCGCGTCGCGGCGCCCGCCGGCGAGGGCGTCACCGTCCCGCCGCGCTCGTCGGTGCCCGTCCTGCTGAGCACCCTGACCGACGCTCCGGCGGACAACCTCACCCTGCACGTCACCGCCCGTTCCGGACGGGTCGGCGCGGCCGTGCAGGCGTCCGACGAGAAGCAGGGCGGCGACTGGCTGCCCGCTTCCGAGCCGGCCGCGGCGGCCGTCCTGCCGGGCATCCCGGCCGACGCCACCTCCGTGCGGCTCGTCGCCTTCGCCCCCGGCGCCGACGACGCCGACCTCAAGCTCCGCTTCGCGGGCCCCACGGGCTCGATCACCCCGGCGGGCCACGAGACGCTGCACGTCAGGAGCGGCACCACGGAGACGGTCGAACTGGACGGCGTCGCCCGGGGCGAGGCCGGGGCGCTGCTGCTCACCGCCGAGGACGGCGGGCGGGTGGTGGCCGGGCTGCGGGTGACCCGCGGGAAGGGCGACAAGCAGGAGACGGCGTTCCTGCCGGCGGTCGAGCCGGTCGGCGCCCGCGGCACGGTGGCGGACGACCGGGCCAAGGGCACCTCGCTGTCCCTGGTCGCGCCCGGCGCGGAGGCGCGGGTCAGGGTCTCGGCGTGGGTGGCCGGCGGCGGGACCCCGGCCACCCGGACGTACACCGTCCGGTCCGGCACCACGCTCACCGTGGAGCCGCCGGTTCCGGGCGGTGGCAAGGGCGGTTACGCGCTCACGGTCGAGACGGTCTCCGGCGGGCCGGTGCACGCCGCCCGGACGCTGACGCTCCCGCAGGACGGCGTCCCGGCGTTCACCGTGCAGCCGGTGCCGGACGACCGTTCCACGGTGGAGGTGCCCGCGGTGCGCTCCGACCTGACGACGGTCACGCGCTAG
- a CDS encoding metallopeptidase family protein, translated as MDSPDSPVPPPAGPPGPPGPGPLGRRPRHRDRHGRGMRGPIAPPQVPLSVSRAEAFVDLVHDSAERLERRWPQLASVDFVVREVPVPGEDGEPGEALFLDGGSVPLGRYVAARGDEPDRIVIYRRPVEIRTKNRDDRALLVHEVVVEQVAELLGLAPESVDPRYGQD; from the coding sequence ATGGACAGCCCCGACAGCCCCGTACCTCCACCGGCCGGCCCGCCCGGTCCGCCCGGGCCCGGTCCGCTCGGCCGGCGCCCGCGCCACCGCGACCGGCACGGCCGCGGCATGCGCGGTCCGATCGCCCCGCCGCAGGTCCCGCTGTCGGTGAGCCGCGCCGAGGCGTTCGTCGACCTCGTCCACGACTCGGCGGAGCGGCTGGAGCGCCGCTGGCCGCAACTGGCGTCGGTGGACTTCGTGGTGCGCGAGGTGCCCGTGCCGGGCGAGGACGGCGAGCCGGGCGAGGCGCTGTTCCTCGACGGCGGCTCGGTCCCGCTCGGCCGGTATGTCGCGGCGCGCGGCGACGAGCCCGACCGGATCGTCATCTACCGCCGCCCGGTGGAGATCCGCACCAAGAACCGCGACGACCGCGCGCTGCTGGTGCACGAGGTCGTCGTCGAGCAGGTCGCCGAACTCCTCGGCCTGGCGCCGGAGTCGGTGGATCCGCGCTACGGGCAGGATTGA
- a CDS encoding DUF3499 domain-containing protein encodes MSRRGPLKSAVPSHLVSPVRRCSRTACGRPAVATLTYVYADSTAVLGPLATYAEPHCYDLCAEHSERLTAPRGWDVVRLAVDTGPARPSSDDLEALANAVREAARPQERAASGGSGGGTVGSQMKGPVGPSTREVNPMEVARRGHLRVLRSPDS; translated from the coding sequence GTGAGTCGTCGCGGCCCGCTCAAGAGTGCGGTACCGTCCCACCTCGTGAGCCCTGTACGTCGCTGTTCGCGCACCGCGTGTGGCCGCCCGGCCGTCGCGACGCTGACGTACGTCTACGCCGATTCGACCGCCGTCCTCGGCCCGCTCGCCACCTACGCCGAACCCCACTGCTACGACCTGTGCGCCGAGCACTCCGAGCGGCTGACGGCCCCCCGCGGGTGGGACGTCGTCCGGCTCGCCGTGGACACCGGCCCCGCCCGTCCCAGCAGTGACGATCTCGAAGCGCTGGCCAACGCCGTGCGGGAGGCGGCCCGTCCGCAGGAGCGCGCCGCGAGCGGCGGGTCCGGCGGCGGAACCGTCGGCAGCCAGATGAAGGGGCCCGTCGGACCCAGCACGCGCGAGGTCAATCCGATGGAGGTCGCCCGCCGGGGCCACCTCAGGGTGCTGCGCTCGCCCGACTCCTGA